Proteins from a single region of Synechococcus sp. WH 8109:
- the nadA gene encoding quinolinate synthase NadA, translating into MSADTALVAAINRLRQDRNAVILAHYYQEPEIQDIADFVGDSLELSRKAASTDADVIVFCGVHFMAETAKILSPEKTVVLPDLEAGCSLADDCPADEFARFRAEHPDHFVVSYINCTAAVKAQSDLICTSSNAVDLVNQLPADQPVLFAPDQNLGRWVQQQSGRELTLWPGRCIVHETFSEEALLALKHEHPKAEVIAHPECQQNLLDLADFIGSTSKLLNYAEQSSCNSFIVLTEPGILHQMQQRVPEKTLLDVPGIDGCSCNACPYMRLNTLEKLKACLETLTPAIEMDESMRLKAIKPMQRMLKMSR; encoded by the coding sequence ATGAGCGCTGACACCGCCCTTGTTGCGGCGATCAACCGGCTTCGCCAGGACCGCAATGCCGTAATCCTGGCGCACTACTACCAAGAACCGGAGATTCAGGACATCGCCGATTTCGTTGGTGACTCCCTAGAGCTGTCGCGCAAGGCCGCCAGCACCGATGCAGACGTGATCGTGTTCTGCGGCGTGCACTTCATGGCGGAGACCGCCAAGATTCTCAGCCCGGAAAAGACGGTGGTGCTGCCAGATCTAGAGGCCGGATGCTCCCTGGCGGACGACTGCCCCGCCGATGAGTTTGCCCGCTTTCGTGCAGAACACCCCGACCACTTCGTGGTGAGCTACATCAACTGCACAGCCGCAGTGAAGGCGCAAAGCGATCTGATCTGCACCAGTAGCAATGCCGTTGATCTGGTGAACCAACTGCCTGCCGATCAGCCCGTTCTGTTCGCCCCCGATCAGAACCTGGGGCGCTGGGTTCAGCAACAGAGCGGTCGCGAGCTGACCCTCTGGCCGGGACGCTGCATCGTTCACGAGACCTTCAGCGAAGAAGCCCTGCTGGCCCTCAAGCACGAACATCCCAAGGCTGAAGTGATCGCCCACCCCGAATGCCAGCAGAATCTGCTGGACCTGGCGGATTTCATTGGATCCACCAGCAAGCTGTTGAATTACGCCGAACAAAGCTCCTGTAACAGCTTCATCGTTCTGACGGAACCAGGGATTCTTCATCAGATGCAGCAACGGGTTCCTGAGAAAACCCTGCTCGACGTGCCAGGAATCGATGGATGTAGCTGCAATGCCTGCCCCTACATGCGGCTCAACACACTGGAAAAACTGAAGGCATGCCTGGAGACCCTCACGCCTGCGATCGAGATGGATGAATCGATGCGTTTGAAAGCCATAAAACCCATGCAGCGCATGCTCAAGATGAGCCGGTGA